CTGGTGGTGTGGGTTGTATAATTACAGTTGTTCCAGCTGACTCACTGCTTGGTGGCGCATCCACAGCCACACTTACATCACACATATCATTCGAATCCGTTAGGCATTCATTTACGCACGGCACTTTACCGGTCTGCGCCACCGATGTGCGACATACTTGACCGGTGGGACAGGACGCCCGTATATCGGTCAGCGCATACCCCATGCACATAGTGAATGTGGTCCGGCTGGTGCAGGTGAAACCACCATCCATAACATCGGCGCACTGACCGCATTGCTTGGTGTTGCCGCAGGCGGGTTCTATATTAGGATTACTACTGGGATCCATACATACTGGACCCAGTGCGGTACAGACCTCATCCTCATTCGGGCAGCTGTATTCTTCGCCTAAATTTGGCAAACCTGTTGAACTAGATTTATTATAACagttttttatggaaatatgtaATTTTCTTCTTACCGCCGAAACAAAGATGAAATGTGTTGTTACTGGCGCAGGCGACGCCATTGCTATTGCAATTGTAACAAATCCCGGCGCTTTCGTGGAGTGTCAGTATGATAACATACACGGCAAAAAGCTGGTGAGAAAGAGTTCCTCTAATTtaatctttgaataattttttacttctcAAGATAATACTTTACCGCTATTTTAAACATGTTGGTCTTTGACTCTTTGACACACTAACGGTTTCGTTAAACTTGCTTGGGCTGACTAACTGTTTTCTGCTTGATGTTACTCGTTTTATGGGTATGGTATGAGCTTAACCCTTGCTTTGCTTTGTAGTTTATCGGACTTCTTACTTTTGGGCGGATTCGTATAAAGACAACAAGGTTATTTCTTCTGGAGCTCACCGTAAAACTCTGGTTGACCTCaaagcattaaaataaaaaaaatctcctTTCTCCGCAGACTTAATCGAGAACTGATAAGTTGTAAGTTCTCTTCCCAAATTAGTCCAAATTGTCTACTACACACCTTATGAGGAAAGTGAATAAATTAGCAGCGAAAGATAGATTTTCTTTTAGAGCAagttattgttttataaatccattgaaaattacaaatatatgaCCGATGAATTGTCAGGAACTCTTTATCGGCTTCAGGTACTTGCTATTAAGGTAGCGATAAAATTAATGTTACGGAgagcagcctccttcagagatgTGACTATCCGCTCTGATAGTAGAGCTGTGCTTGCTTGAGCTCATTAACCGGTTCAGGACTGGTTTAAGAACACCTAACCTCGTTATCCATGGCATCTAGTTGCTATGAAACTAACGATATGGTAAGAAAAGACACCCCGCTACCACGCGGGTCAATGCTTCTGTCTGCATCTGTGTTGTTACTGGATGGCTTGGCTTCACTTAAGATTGGTCAGCGCTGGTATTCTCTCGTTTCAGGCGCAAAGCTGACGATGTGGCAAGAAAAAGTACCCAAGCTCCGCTATCAGTAAAATAGGAAAGTGTCGGTGCCCCCCTCTCCTCCTTTGTTCTTCTACttgatagctgggcttcgcgatAACTTGACTAGCGCTCTCTTTTGCTCAAGATCGATCATACGAGATCCAGTTGGTTCTTTACCCTCAGTAAGGCCAGCCTCTCTCTAGTTTGGCGGTTCTAACAGCCCATTGGCATATCGACGTTCATGGAAGAAAACGAAGAGGTAACATATCAACACTTCCTAAAAGATCGCTAAAAATTTAGGAACTGACACTAGCAGATAGCCCACCGagagatatatacataataaagtGGGTATAAAAGTTAAACACTAATTGTGTTATCTATATCCatagtttttataccctgaacagggcatattaagtttgtgacgaagtttgtaacacccagaaggaagggttGGAGACcccataaagtatatatagaaatgatcagtatgacgagctgtgtcgatttagccatgtccgtctgtctgcatatatacgaactagtccctcagtttttaagatatcgtttgcaaacgtcattttctcttcaagaagctgctcctttgtcggaactgtcgatataggaccactataacatatagctaccatacaaattgaacgatcggaatcaagttcttgtatggaaaactttcacatttgacaatgtatcttcacgaaatttggtatgagttattctTTATAGGAATAatgtaatctctgaagaaattgttcagatcggattactatagcatatagctgccatacaaaccaaacgatcggaatcaaatgcttgcatgggaaacttcctcatttgacgtggtatcttcacgaaatttggcatggattactccttaaggtaataacaaaatttccgaagaaattaatCAGATCGGTTAATTATATGTAGCTTccacacaaactgaacagatagttactaacagaaatgcacatgtgaagggtatttagattcggtgcaaccgaagttaacgttttttcttgttctatCTAATTTCGTGGTTGTTACCGGGTTAAGCCAATTGAGTTGTTTTGGTGAACGACATTGAagataatttgttgttgttcaattTCAACTAAGATAAAGCGTAAGAAATCCAACATGTTTTGAGGATTAAATTAATGTAGCATATCTGTACTAATGGCGCAAGTGCCTAATTTTGGATTAGATCAGAAATTTTGCTATCAATCTGAGATATGAACACATCTAATTGGGTTCAAACAtgccacgtccaggacggccatcaccATTAAATGATTaacaacacgtcaataaaataaagaaattggtacTGAGAATTGACGACTAacaatcagagatcttactgacatcgttggaaCATCGAAAGgttcagtgaaaaccattttgaaagaccGAAGAAATGTGAAAGCacgaaatgtcatgaaatgtattattactgacAATGAGTCTAGGATCTATACTTATGACCCGGGGACAGACGATCAGTGGAATAAATATactggcaaaggtgagccgaagccgaaacaaacagatcaaaaatcaattttatgttgaaagttttcttcgattatcggggtgtggtgcactccgaattctttTCGAATAGCctaactgtcaacaaggaacactatttgagtgttatgcgtcgtagAAACGTTTTCATAGTTTTcgggccggaattatgggccgacaactcttggtttttgcaataATGAACAGTCGCATACTGCTTCGATTCTTCGTGAGGTTTTCGCCAATTTTTCAACCCAGcaattcagcaaactcaaacggcCGGTCCGGGGAGACCGtcttgagtcaattgaagacactAAAATGAATCGATATAtagaaggctattccggaagttgactttaacaactgtttcaagGATTGGAAAAGACGTTGGTGCAAATATATTGGCGTCAAAAGGGAATTGCTTTAAAGCGGAATAAATTATGAAGAAAGTATGAATAAAGTATTTAGAAAGTTTTACCATTTTATATAAGGTCTCTGATATCACCTTGCGGGTAACTCATAATTGAATAGCAAAAAggcttttactttttattaaccTTATAGGGACAAGTCTAATCATAATTTTTCGCCATTgcatttataaatcaaaatttagcGCTTTGGAGAGCATCATGCTTCAAAATAGTATTTGCAATAGTCGGTTTTTTGGGTTTAAAAATTACTGCTCACTCACTTACTTAATACAATAATTTTGGAATTATTTCTGcagcttttgtttttcaatgtctGTTGGTCACTCTAGCTGAGCTGTAATACGTCTCTACTAATATTGTCGTAGGTTCAAGAGATagagttaatttatttacagttatcTAGGTCAATATTTGGATTTGGACTTGCTGTTTGATAACTGCGCTTTTTTTAGAAGGGATTGTTAGCGAGGTACTCGTTTCTCTCTAAATGATTTTGAATTCCGTAAAGTCCAGTAGATAAAAGACCTAAGGCAGTAAGATATGTTCAGCAAATGGACTTAAATTGTATTATGTTGTCAACTTTATTATTGAGCTGTTCAGTAGAAGAGACCGAAATCCATTTCGTCAGCTTCTGCTAACTTCGACTTCTAATTTTTAGCTTCGTCCTAGGTGCTCTGGTCATACTCTACTTGGTTACAATTAAACATTGGCAATTAAAAGATGACAAGCACATTTCTatactttgtatttatttacaaacgatcaattttcttattaattacaCTTTCTACATGCGGACCTTTTCCTTTGAAAGCTTTATattgtttgaatatttataactaTGTAGTACAACCAGTTGGCAGAGCAGCTTGGCATTCAATTGTACTTGAATTAAAGTATGTGGAGCCAGGGCAAGTCATCAGAATACCAACCAAACTACCACTTGTACGAACACTGCAGTAGATATAACTGaaagtataatatattaaaattttatcagattatatattttttgatatcgTTGAAGAATGCGGTGGGCACACTTACGTTCGACATGTGGCGTCGTTCGGATTCGGGTAGCGACCTACTGCAGTTTGACTACCACACACAGTTTCTTCCACACTTGCAGTCGTGCCTGCACTGGAACTACTCTCAGTTGTGGCTGTTTGTGTACTGGTCGTCTCAGTTGTGACCGTTGTGGGCGTGACAGTTGTGGCATCCGGAGATGTAATATCGCACATATCCGCAATATTTGTCAAACACTGACTGGCGCAAGGACTGACACCATCATTCGCACGCGAAGTTAAGCAAACTTCATCGCTGGGACAGGTGGCAGTTATGCTTGATGGCTCTTCACCTAGACACATGACAAACGTGGTGTGACTGGTGCATGCGTAACTGCCATCTGCAACACCAGTGCAGAGTCCACATTGTTCTGTGTTGCCACAATCGGCTTGAATACTTGTACTGCTCGCGGAATCGAGACAAATCGCACCCAAATTGGTGCAAACTTGACCGGCATTCGGGCAGGAATATATGGCACCCTGTGCTACGTCTGCATAAAAATTAGTGGTTGATTaaaataactgtattttttgtaaaacaaaatacaaaaactagCGCCGTTTACTTACTGCTAAAGCATAGTTGAAAGGTGGTGTTTGTTATGCAGGCAGCGCCGTTGTCATTGCAAACATTGCACTCGCCGTTGCACAAGCGCGCCGACAGCAAAGCGGTTAGTATTATGGTCGTGAACTGTTGGGAGAAATGgtgtgttaattaaatttttaaaaattttgttctataatttttttataaattgtttaattgttttgtataattttataattttttttatttttttcctaatatTTTACGAATTCTTTGTCATCTTCTTACGCTAAATTTCCACATTTTGTTATAACTCGCAATCTCTAGTATCTCTTGTGTCTGTCTACTGTAGTGTTTTACAACTAAACTCTTCATAACGGTTGCTGTGGGTTTTATATTTTTCCGGTTGTTGTGTTTTCAGCTGACATAATTTATATTCTATCACTTTGTAAACTAGATTACGCTTAAGTACATACGAATGCATATTTGCGTAGTTTAAAtcttaatgtgtgtgtgtgtggcgctaATTAGACAACTTCAAggaaaatgtacttatgtattaaCAAATAAACCGCGTTTAACGATAGAAGGTTAAATGGCAATGAAAGTAGCTCTCTGTCGTTTGTGAtctatgatttttaaatttcatttgagtcaataAAATGATGATTTGGATGAGTTCTATCTTCCAAACATCTACTTTAAGCCACTTTCGAGAAGACCCTTAGTTCCTTCAAGAAGCTCTCAGCTTACCTAATGGGGATACAACAATTTTTAGGCACATTTCAATAtctttatttcttcaaaatttagaaatttaacctctatataatttgtatttaactGTCCCTGAAAACTCTTTAaacttacataaataaaataaaatttgtagggTAGTTACATAATACCCTACAAATTGTATcactattttattaataaattatttgttatatGAAAACTTTTGCGATCACAAACATGAAAAAGTTTGGTGTTGGGTAGCACACTAACATTTTACAATCTTATAACCTCTGTCGAATACTCTACGCCACACAAGCTATTGCGTCAACCATTTTGTTGGTAAAGTAAACGcttaaaaatacttttcaatgGTTCCGTGGCCATGATTTGATAAGAAAGGCAATTCTTCTTGAAACCAGACCCAGTTTCTTGTCTTGTCATAACAGTATATACTGATTCAAATTCATGCAGTAGAAAGGGAGTTTGTAGCGAGCTAAGTTTAAAGACTCATTTGACATATGAGgcgaatttttgtaaattttcttcttACCCCTCACCGTGTACTAATGACTAGCTGACTGTACGAAAAGATAATCCCAATAAGAAGccgaatttatgtttttttataacacCAATATTGGCTTCCAAAGGcaaagtgtttaaaattttcttccaaTATTGTGCTAAACGAGTATATTTATCATCTACAATCAAAATCTACTGGAGAAAACACCTATACAGCTAACCATCAAACATAGACGATCCTACAAAAACCCACGAATATGAAAAGtttctaatattaaatttacaaactGCCACTATTTGTTCGTTGATTGTTTGTTTCTATATCTAGTCTCCATTTGAAAGCGAGCTagagtgagaaggcgaaatatcgcctccgcagggttgtgtgCTGAGTcctgtccggtcccttaattgggaagctGTCGCAGCCcagttggttgatgtcctcgttagagtaaaggctgacatcaccgccgtccaagaaatgctaTGGACGAGACAAAAACTGAGGCGAGTAagttcttgtggcatttactgcagtggccatataaaggagcgtaaattttgtgtgggattcgtggtgggagagagactccgtcgccgggTACTgccattcaccccggtggatgaacgtctagccacaattcgcatcaaagcgaagttcgtCAACTTATCCCTGATTTGCATCGACGGCCCGATGACGAAGGACGCTGTAAATAAAGATACTTTCcatgagcgcttggagcacaCTTaagagagctgcccccgccacgatgccaaaatcgtgcttggcgacttaaacgccagggtggacaaagaaggtatTGTTGATGAAACAGTCGGTAAAATCAgcttccacgaggaaacatcccctaaggggttgaggctgatcgacttggCCGGAgatcgaaatatggttatctgtagtacgaGATTCCAACagaagaaaatacatcaagctacctggctgtctccggatcgaaaagccaccaaccagatcgatcatgttgtgatagacggaagacacgtctccagtgttttagaagtGCGTACATGAGGTCCTACATTGATTTGAACaattatcttgttgcagccaagagaCGCACCCtcttctgtgcagcaaaaaacgcacgtcaacaaacgcaaggaaggtttgacgtcaaaaagctgcaatcacaacagacagccgaacgattttctactcgagaGGTCTAAAtgtgtgagtatgaagagcgtgacaagctggccgataggggtaatgctcgaaaattctacgaaaa
This genomic stretch from Bactrocera dorsalis isolate Fly_Bdor chromosome 5, ASM2337382v1, whole genome shotgun sequence harbors:
- the LOC105223595 gene encoding mucin-2, encoding MFKIALFAVYVIILTLHESAGICYNCNSNGVACASNNTFHLCFGGLPNLGEEYSCPNEDEVCTALGPVCMDPSSNPNIEPACGNTKQCGQCADVMDGGFTCTSRTTFTMCMGYALTDIRASCPTGQVCRTSVAQTGKVPCVNECLTDSNDMCDVSVAVDAPPSSESAGTTVIIQPTPPANTTTTTAIIQPTPAINTTTTQPGTTAEPSATSTTVSTNDSTSVSPSTNPSPVEFCASQTLVGRYSNPADNSCATYLYCSSSGSGSGFTAHIMQCPAGKFFNAKLRNCQSNKPSGCV